The following are encoded together in the Pedobacter sp. D749 genome:
- a CDS encoding DUF1365 domain-containing protein codes for MQINSSIYTAKVMHHRLAPKKHSFWYSVYMFYIDLDELEMLAQKLRWFSLNKFNLFSFRDAEHLQLPKENPDQTKNTRQHVEDYLKEHGVDGSRLKIKLLTNLNVLGYNFNPVSFYYCFDEEENPVCCVAEISNTYREMKLFFFGKDELHGDTFKKITTKYFYVSPFIDHDDSFDFSLKVPADALDIKINDLDKNGKLFFISTLMGKKKPLTNAALLRYFFSMPLIPLQVMGMIHWQALKLWIKKIPFHPKAENPELQRNVYKPYKPQIK; via the coding sequence ATGCAAATCAACTCATCCATCTATACCGCAAAAGTCATGCACCACCGCCTGGCACCCAAAAAACATTCTTTTTGGTACAGCGTGTATATGTTTTATATCGATCTGGACGAGCTGGAAATGCTTGCGCAAAAGCTCCGTTGGTTTAGCCTTAATAAATTTAATCTTTTTTCTTTTCGCGATGCCGAACATCTTCAGTTGCCAAAAGAAAATCCTGATCAAACCAAAAATACACGTCAGCATGTAGAAGATTATTTAAAAGAGCATGGCGTTGATGGGAGCAGGCTTAAAATAAAACTCCTTACCAACCTCAATGTGCTGGGTTACAATTTTAATCCCGTTTCTTTTTATTACTGCTTTGATGAGGAAGAAAATCCGGTATGTTGTGTGGCCGAAATCAGCAATACCTACCGCGAAATGAAGCTTTTTTTCTTCGGAAAAGACGAATTGCATGGCGATACCTTTAAAAAAATCACCACTAAATATTTTTATGTTTCACCGTTTATCGATCACGATGATTCTTTCGATTTTAGCTTAAAAGTACCAGCTGATGCGCTCGATATTAAAATTAACGACTTGGATAAGAATGGTAAGTTGTTTTTTATCAGTACATTAATGGGTAAGAAAAAGCCATTAACCAATGCCGCTTTGCTGCGATATTTTTTTTCTATGCCCTTAATACCTTTACAGGTAATGGGCATGATCCACTGGCAGGCGCTTAAACTTTGGATAAAAAAAATACCTTTTCATCCAAAAGCTGAAAACCCTGAATTGCAACGCAACGTATATAAACCTTATAAACCACAAATAAAATAG
- a CDS encoding DUF1475 family protein yields MINFLKIIFSALFVFMCYKVISTSLESNLFEQWDFLGGIPWMRATLWDFYANIFIITLWMFYKEKSIILKISIAILFVCLGSIATLAYVLVHLFKLKDGEGVRELLLRREV; encoded by the coding sequence ATGATCAACTTCCTTAAAATCATTTTCTCTGCATTGTTCGTTTTTATGTGTTATAAAGTAATTAGCACGTCGTTGGAAAGTAACCTGTTCGAGCAGTGGGATTTCCTGGGCGGCATACCCTGGATGCGCGCAACCCTTTGGGATTTTTATGCTAACATCTTCATTATCACGTTGTGGATGTTTTATAAAGAAAAAAGCATTATTCTTAAAATCTCTATAGCCATTTTGTTCGTATGTTTAGGCAGTATAGCAACTTTAGCTTATGTTTTAGTGCATTTATTCAAACTAAAAGATGGCGAAGGTGTTAGAGAACTACTTTTAAGGCGAGAGGTGTAG
- a CDS encoding acyl-CoA desaturase, whose translation MIILIFFLCHWFLSLFSQTFFLHRYSSHKMFKMELFWERFFYLILLISQGSSFLNPRAYAILHRMHHAYSDTEKDPHSPHFFKDVFGMMIATKNMYMNYLQYKIQPEPAFQGNYPEWPIVDKIGNSWGWRIACGLFYIGFYVAFANHWWLYILLPIHFLMGPLHGAIVNWCGHKYGYSNHDNDDHSKNSLPWDFLLMGELFQNNHHKKPNSPNFATKWWEFDPTYPVMKVLHWMKIIKIRKV comes from the coding sequence ATGATCATCCTTATTTTTTTTCTTTGCCATTGGTTTTTATCCCTGTTTAGCCAAACATTTTTCCTTCACCGTTACTCTTCTCACAAGATGTTTAAAATGGAACTTTTTTGGGAGCGGTTTTTCTATCTGATATTGCTGATTTCGCAAGGTTCATCATTTTTAAATCCCAGGGCTTATGCCATTCTGCACCGGATGCACCATGCCTATAGTGATACGGAGAAAGATCCGCACTCGCCACATTTTTTTAAGGATGTTTTCGGGATGATGATTGCAACGAAGAACATGTATATGAATTATCTGCAATATAAAATACAGCCGGAACCAGCTTTTCAGGGGAATTATCCGGAATGGCCGATTGTGGATAAGATTGGAAATTCATGGGGATGGAGAATCGCATGCGGTTTATTTTATATTGGCTTTTATGTTGCTTTTGCCAACCACTGGTGGCTGTATATCTTATTGCCGATCCACTTTTTAATGGGGCCGCTACATGGAGCAATTGTAAACTGGTGTGGTCATAAATATGGCTATTCTAACCATGATAATGATGATCATAGCAAAAACTCTTTACCCTGGGATTTCTTGCTGATGGGTGAACTTTTTCAGAACAATCATCATAAAAAACCGAACAGTCCTAACTTTGCTACCAAATGGTGGGAATTTGATCCAACCTATCCGGTAATGAAAGTATTGCACTGGATGAAAATCATCAAAATTAGAAAGGTTTAA
- a CDS encoding cyclopropane-fatty-acyl-phospholipid synthase family protein, giving the protein MWYDKLLENDKLPDTALRIGIRKLCKQRLDDETLGDEELQQEKFMDLVAELKQSPIAVNTADANEQHYELPTEFFQYCLGKNLKYSSGYWKPGVKDIDTSEDDMLALTCKRADLQNGQNVLELGCGWGSLSLYMSAKFPESTFTVVSNSATQKIFIDETAKQRGIQNLTVLTADMNTFTIADTFDRVVSVEMFEHMRNYKFLLNKVASFMKPDGKLFVHIFTHKTLAYKFEVIDETDWMSKYFFTGGIMPSNHLFFYFNDDLKIDKHWVVNGTNYGKTSEAWLSNMDKHKKEIMPILETTYGKDQAVKWWVYWRLFYMSCAELFNYNKGNEWMVCHYLFEKGIR; this is encoded by the coding sequence ATGTGGTACGATAAACTTTTAGAAAACGACAAACTTCCTGATACGGCCTTGCGCATCGGCATCAGAAAATTATGCAAGCAGCGCCTGGATGATGAAACGCTTGGCGATGAGGAACTACAGCAGGAAAAATTTATGGACCTGGTTGCTGAACTGAAGCAATCGCCGATTGCGGTAAATACAGCCGATGCCAATGAGCAGCACTATGAACTGCCTACTGAATTTTTTCAGTATTGTTTAGGCAAAAATTTAAAATACAGCAGTGGTTACTGGAAACCGGGCGTTAAAGATATTGATACTTCAGAAGATGATATGCTGGCTTTAACCTGTAAAAGAGCCGATTTACAAAATGGACAGAATGTTTTAGAACTGGGCTGTGGCTGGGGATCGCTCTCATTGTATATGTCGGCTAAATTTCCGGAGAGCACTTTTACGGTGGTTTCGAATTCTGCAACCCAAAAAATCTTTATCGATGAAACTGCAAAACAGCGTGGAATACAGAACTTAACGGTTTTAACTGCCGATATGAATACGTTTACCATTGCCGATACATTTGATAGGGTAGTATCTGTAGAAATGTTTGAGCACATGCGCAACTATAAATTTTTGCTCAACAAGGTTGCTTCTTTTATGAAACCAGATGGGAAGTTATTCGTGCATATATTTACACACAAAACCCTGGCATACAAGTTTGAGGTGATTGACGAAACCGACTGGATGAGTAAATACTTTTTTACAGGAGGGATTATGCCATCTAACCACTTGTTTTTTTACTTTAACGACGACCTCAAAATTGATAAACATTGGGTGGTAAACGGAACCAATTACGGTAAAACTTCTGAAGCGTGGCTAAGCAATATGGATAAGCATAAAAAAGAAATCATGCCTATTTTAGAAACTACTTATGGTAAAGATCAGGCGGTGAAATGGTGGGTATACTGGAGGTTATTTTACATGTCGTGTGCCGAACTGTTCAATTACAATAAAGGAAACGAATGGATGGTATGTCATTATTTGTTTGAAAAAGGTATAAGGTAA
- a CDS encoding TonB-dependent receptor, protein MKINLLKISGLSVLFLLNSPAFSMNPVAEKSGGFSELNVPLVHIQNRKVITGTVTDEKNLPIPGVGIKNISSGKTAVTDEAGKFSIEANPNDVIRFSYVGYQNKDVTIGNEANISVKMLPAEANKLDEVVVIGYGSVKKTDLTGSVGVVKASELQERPSSSLNQALAGRISGVQVNTNSGRPGGQTNIKIRGFSSINTSNNPLYVVDGVALPVGSQTQNSNAIDYINPSDIASVEVLKDASSTAIYGARGANGVILITTKKGTANTQRITYDADFGINTLAAHHVKMLDAFEYVKVQDLAYENIKVYDPVGWAAGSYASTPVPKAARIALPQFFDSNGNPLYNTDWLKESTQNKLSQNHQLGFTGGNENSTYGVFAGYRDDEGLLLNSYLKRYSGRFNFDSKIKPWLKVGGNLSYNNQNENIVDQGTGGLNSVRMITEAFPFLPIKLADGKWGDNKLIPWAEGGSNPVHILTDQKYGMVTQTALGSIYSTISFSKDLEFRTQLGANIVSRNINEYNAKQLYGISDGQNGTANVTNDRETFWSLENYLTYNKRFAESHAINALLGISWQATNFFSNTSHAENFVTDFYGNNNMGSGSKSITVGSSRNRSAFNSYFGRLNYAFKDKYLVTFTGRVDGSSKFGENHKFAFFPSAALAWKASDEEFLKGNKTISNLKLRTSYGLSGNSELPAYQSLATLVNNSAIINDSRVTGIGVGRLANPDLVWEKTAQVDAGLELGLLNNRINLEADLYYRKTTDMLLDAPVPRTTGYSVIRKNVGSMQNKGLDLGINTVNVQTDNFTWKTSFNISLNRNKVLSLATPDDIFGVGNPNFTNQTGIIRVGEPVGSFWGLVRLGTWSEAERAEAAKYVSYRGGKTLLPGDIKYLDVNGDHAITDADRQIIGNGTPKGWGSFGNSFRYKNLELIVELQYSYGNDVLNMTHHSGEDRQVQANSFASVLNAWTPQNQNTPIAAIRDQSAGYVTNVDTHWLEDGSFIRGKNLLLGYTFDKTLVEKLRLNRLRVYASVQNFFLATKYTGNDPEVTTYGNAFAQGQTFFDYPKPTTFMVGLNIGL, encoded by the coding sequence ATGAAAATTAATCTACTAAAGATTTCAGGGCTTTCTGTGCTTTTTTTGCTCAATAGTCCTGCTTTTTCGATGAATCCGGTTGCTGAAAAATCCGGGGGATTTTCTGAACTGAATGTACCTTTAGTACATATTCAGAACCGAAAAGTAATTACCGGAACCGTAACAGACGAAAAAAACCTGCCTATTCCCGGAGTGGGCATCAAAAACATTTCTTCAGGTAAAACTGCGGTAACTGACGAAGCTGGTAAATTCAGCATTGAGGCCAACCCGAACGATGTGATCCGTTTTTCTTATGTGGGTTACCAAAATAAAGATGTTACCATAGGGAACGAAGCGAATATCAGTGTTAAAATGCTGCCTGCCGAAGCCAATAAGTTAGATGAAGTGGTGGTAATTGGTTATGGATCGGTGAAAAAAACAGACCTTACCGGTTCTGTTGGTGTGGTAAAAGCCAGCGAACTGCAGGAACGTCCGTCTTCATCGCTAAACCAGGCACTCGCTGGCCGGATCTCGGGCGTACAGGTAAACACCAACTCGGGTAGACCCGGCGGTCAGACGAATATCAAAATTCGTGGCTTTAGTTCAATCAATACGAGCAACAATCCGCTTTATGTGGTAGATGGTGTGGCTTTGCCGGTGGGCTCGCAAACCCAAAACAGTAATGCTATTGATTACATTAACCCAAGTGATATTGCTTCTGTAGAGGTTTTAAAAGATGCATCTTCAACAGCAATATACGGTGCAAGAGGTGCAAATGGGGTAATTTTAATTACGACCAAAAAAGGAACAGCAAATACCCAGCGCATTACCTACGATGCAGATTTTGGCATCAATACATTGGCCGCACATCATGTAAAGATGCTTGATGCTTTTGAGTATGTTAAAGTGCAGGACCTGGCTTATGAGAATATTAAGGTTTACGATCCGGTAGGTTGGGCAGCAGGAAGTTACGCATCCACACCCGTTCCAAAAGCAGCCAGAATTGCCTTACCTCAGTTTTTCGATAGCAATGGAAATCCATTATATAACACCGATTGGTTAAAGGAATCTACACAGAATAAACTTTCGCAAAATCACCAGCTGGGTTTTACAGGTGGAAACGAAAATAGCACTTACGGTGTTTTTGCAGGCTATCGCGATGACGAGGGGCTTTTGCTGAATTCTTATTTAAAACGTTATTCGGGCAGGTTTAATTTCGACAGTAAAATTAAACCCTGGTTAAAGGTAGGTGGTAATTTGAGCTACAATAACCAGAATGAAAACATTGTTGATCAGGGCACAGGTGGATTAAATTCTGTCCGTATGATTACAGAAGCATTCCCTTTTCTGCCCATTAAACTGGCAGATGGCAAGTGGGGCGATAATAAACTGATTCCATGGGCCGAAGGGGGATCCAATCCGGTACACATTTTAACCGATCAGAAATACGGAATGGTTACCCAAACTGCTTTGGGAAGTATTTACTCTACCATTAGCTTTAGCAAAGATTTAGAATTCCGTACCCAGTTAGGTGCCAATATTGTGAGCCGTAACATTAACGAGTACAATGCCAAACAATTATACGGGATCTCTGATGGACAGAATGGAACGGCGAATGTAACCAATGATCGGGAAACCTTCTGGTCGCTGGAAAACTATTTAACCTATAACAAACGTTTTGCCGAATCGCATGCCATTAATGCCTTATTGGGGATCTCCTGGCAGGCTACCAACTTCTTTAGCAATACCAGCCATGCTGAGAATTTTGTAACCGATTTTTACGGAAACAATAACATGGGCTCCGGAAGTAAATCGATTACAGTGGGCTCCAGCCGGAACCGGTCGGCTTTTAACTCTTATTTTGGCAGGTTAAACTACGCCTTTAAAGATAAATACCTGGTTACTTTTACAGGCAGGGTAGATGGATCATCCAAATTCGGAGAGAACCATAAATTCGCCTTTTTCCCTTCAGCAGCACTGGCCTGGAAAGCCTCAGACGAGGAATTCCTTAAAGGAAACAAAACCATCTCTAACCTAAAACTAAGAACGAGTTATGGTTTAAGTGGTAACTCAGAGCTCCCGGCTTATCAGTCGCTCGCTACATTGGTTAATAATTCAGCTATTATTAATGATAGCAGGGTAACAGGTATCGGTGTAGGCAGGCTGGCCAATCCTGACCTGGTTTGGGAAAAAACAGCACAGGTTGATGCGGGTTTAGAGCTTGGCTTATTGAATAACCGCATCAATTTAGAGGCTGATCTTTATTACAGAAAAACAACCGACATGTTATTGGATGCGCCAGTTCCACGTACCACAGGGTACTCGGTGATCAGAAAAAATGTAGGGTCTATGCAAAACAAAGGTTTAGATTTAGGGATTAATACGGTAAACGTACAAACCGACAATTTTACCTGGAAAACCAGTTTCAATATCTCCCTTAACCGCAACAAGGTACTTTCGTTGGCTACTCCTGATGATATTTTTGGTGTGGGTAACCCAAATTTCACCAATCAAACTGGTATTATCAGGGTAGGTGAGCCTGTGGGTTCATTCTGGGGGCTGGTACGTTTAGGCACCTGGAGCGAAGCCGAAAGGGCAGAAGCAGCCAAATATGTAAGTTACCGTGGTGGTAAAACCTTGCTTCCGGGCGATATTAAATATTTGGATGTAAACGGCGATCATGCCATTACAGATGCCGACCGCCAGATTATCGGTAACGGAACACCGAAAGGCTGGGGATCCTTTGGTAACTCCTTCCGCTATAAAAACTTAGAGCTGATTGTAGAACTTCAATACTCTTATGGCAATGATGTGCTGAATATGACCCATCACTCAGGTGAAGACAGACAGGTGCAGGCCAATAGTTTCGCCAGCGTATTAAATGCCTGGACTCCACAGAATCAAAATACACCGATTGCCGCAATCAGGGATCAATCTGCCGGGTATGTAACCAATGTAGATACCCACTGGTTAGAAGACGGTTCTTTTATCCGTGGAAAAAACCTTTTGCTGGGTTATACTTTTGATAAGACACTTGTCGAAAAATTACGCTTAAACAGGCTTCGTGTTTATGCATCTGTTCAAAATTTCTTCCTGGCAACTAAGTATACCGGTAACGACCCTGAGGTAACTACTTATGGAAATGCATTTGCACAAGGCCAAACATTTTTCGATTATCCAAAGCCAACTACTTTCATGGTAGGATTAAACATTGGATTATAA
- a CDS encoding NAD(P)/FAD-dependent oxidoreductase, with the protein MNKLAIIGSGIAGMGCAHKLQHKYDITLFEEADYIGGHTNTITLEEDGQPIYLDSGFMVFNYQTYPNLTKMFAEIGAPVIKTDMSFSVQFLPKNLEYSGSSLNHLFAQRKNLFNISYLKMLMQINRFNKQSVEILDKPEYQDYSIGQFFKAFGYSEDMLWQYLIPMSAAVWSAPMEQILDFPAVTLIRFFKNHGFLGLDTQHQWYTLQNGSQAYREKLIVPFRDRIKINNKIVSVKRLENGKVEVENQKGEKFEFDKVIMASHADQTFEIVKNKTALETELLSKFKYQLNKAIVHTDEKQMPKAKLAWSSWNYRVEKQGDKLLPSTIYWMNNLQGVSKKQNYFVSINPTGTLNPEKIIKEIDYHHPLFDVPAMQAQEQLHRLNETGPIYYCGSYFKYGFHEDGYKSAVDLCRGMLV; encoded by the coding sequence ATGAATAAACTCGCCATTATCGGCTCCGGAATAGCAGGCATGGGTTGTGCCCATAAACTGCAACATAAATACGACATAACCCTTTTCGAAGAAGCTGATTATATCGGTGGTCATACCAATACCATCACACTCGAAGAGGATGGACAACCCATTTACCTGGATAGCGGCTTTATGGTTTTTAATTATCAAACCTATCCAAACCTGACAAAAATGTTCGCTGAGATTGGTGCCCCGGTAATTAAAACCGACATGTCTTTCAGTGTGCAGTTTCTGCCTAAAAATTTAGAATACAGTGGCTCGAGCTTGAACCATCTTTTTGCACAGCGGAAAAACCTGTTTAACATTTCTTATTTAAAAATGTTGATGCAGATTAACCGCTTCAACAAGCAAAGTGTCGAAATTTTGGATAAACCGGAATATCAGGATTATTCGATCGGGCAGTTTTTTAAAGCATTTGGTTATAGTGAGGATATGCTTTGGCAATATTTGATTCCGATGAGTGCTGCTGTTTGGAGTGCCCCAATGGAACAGATTTTGGATTTCCCGGCAGTTACGTTGATCCGTTTCTTTAAAAATCACGGCTTTTTAGGTTTAGATACCCAGCATCAATGGTATACGCTGCAAAATGGCAGTCAGGCTTACCGGGAAAAACTGATAGTACCATTCCGCGACAGAATCAAAATCAACAACAAAATTGTTTCGGTAAAGCGATTAGAAAACGGGAAAGTTGAAGTGGAAAATCAGAAAGGCGAGAAATTCGAATTCGATAAAGTGATTATGGCCAGTCATGCGGACCAGACTTTCGAAATCGTAAAAAATAAAACAGCGCTCGAAACCGAACTCCTTTCTAAATTTAAATACCAGCTAAACAAAGCCATTGTACATACCGATGAAAAGCAGATGCCCAAAGCTAAACTGGCCTGGAGCAGCTGGAACTACCGTGTAGAAAAACAGGGCGATAAATTATTGCCCAGCACCATTTACTGGATGAATAATTTGCAGGGTGTTTCTAAAAAGCAGAACTACTTTGTATCCATTAACCCAACAGGAACATTAAATCCTGAAAAGATCATTAAAGAAATCGATTACCATCACCCTTTATTTGATGTTCCAGCCATGCAGGCTCAGGAGCAATTGCACAGGCTAAACGAAACCGGCCCGATATACTATTGCGGAAGTTATTTTAAATATGGTTTTCATGAAGATGGTTATAAAAGCGCAGTGGACCTGTGTAGGGGGATGTTAGTTTAG
- a CDS encoding DUF1295 domain-containing protein: protein MPLQTGHLLFIALVSLIACCFIMALVWLWAKKIKNAGVVDVFWALNFPVITIITFFLSDGYDPRKILICGMFLLAELRLGIHLWQRVIGHLEEEEGRYEQLRKEWGDKADRNFFVFFQFQAISNVILAIPVFIITANQSQGISILEFAGALVWVIAFFGEMIADRQLAAFKKDPGNKGKVCDTGLWYYSRHPNYFFEWLTWMGYFIFALASPWGILAIISPAVILYLLTRVTGVPNNEEQNLRSKPIAYKKYQETTSAFFPWGKKDGKGKM from the coding sequence ATGCCGCTCCAAACAGGACATCTATTATTCATCGCACTCGTTTCGCTTATTGCATGCTGTTTTATTATGGCTTTGGTTTGGCTTTGGGCAAAGAAAATTAAAAATGCAGGTGTGGTTGATGTTTTCTGGGCACTAAACTTCCCTGTAATTACGATCATTACATTTTTTTTATCAGATGGTTACGATCCCCGGAAAATTTTAATCTGTGGTATGTTTTTACTGGCAGAGTTGCGCCTGGGTATTCACCTGTGGCAACGTGTTATCGGTCATTTAGAGGAAGAAGAGGGTAGATACGAGCAGCTGCGTAAGGAATGGGGCGACAAAGCTGACCGCAATTTCTTCGTGTTTTTTCAGTTCCAGGCCATATCCAATGTAATCCTGGCGATTCCAGTTTTTATCATTACTGCGAATCAATCGCAGGGCATCTCTATTTTAGAGTTTGCAGGTGCGCTGGTTTGGGTAATTGCTTTTTTCGGAGAAATGATTGCCGACAGGCAACTTGCCGCGTTTAAAAAAGACCCCGGCAATAAGGGGAAAGTATGTGATACGGGACTATGGTACTACAGTCGCCACCCCAACTATTTTTTCGAGTGGCTAACCTGGATGGGCTATTTCATTTTTGCATTGGCTTCGCCATGGGGTATTTTGGCCATCATTAGTCCGGCGGTGATTTTGTATTTATTAACCAGGGTTACCGGTGTGCCGAACAACGAAGAGCAAAATCTGAGAAGCAAACCTATAGCCTATAAAAAATACCAGGAAACAACGAGTGCCTTTTTTCCTTGGGGGAAAAAGGATGGAAAAGGGAAAATGTAA
- a CDS encoding RagB/SusD family nutrient uptake outer membrane protein, with protein sequence MKINIKNIAALLLLSVAIIGNPGCKKFLDETDPTNLSPDNFYTLPEHAEAGIAAVYAEIRFIGNGAGIYSNNWQMLDAPTGIQSTETAQNSDLNNLYSLIYDGTNLHVNQNWNGFYKVIAQANLVLDKVPGINPMDNAQKKRILGEAAFIRAWAYFYLVRLWGDVPLITKPITSPNDPNFSPSRTPQEQVYKLIVDDLVAAEAAGLPFMDASGRVSTAAIKSELAKVYLTMAGQPLNKGAAYYKLAADKAKEVIDYSTGNPASLGLFSDYGAMHDAKNDNKVEHLFGIQYNDAAGAGNPLQSSYLPLHQPLVSKIDGIGTAIPTASFYGSYEAGDLRAKNREGYFFTDYYTDGFKMPLVNRGKPYIFKHFDLIANGTLGVEGTSRSDLNIPQIRYAETLLIYAEAQNRADGSPNVAAYAAVNTVRKRAQLADLAGLNQTQFEEAVWRERWHELCYEGITWFDMVRLRKVYNESTNGFDNFVGHINKSVNQPLQTKHLLFPIPTPEIKNNPNLTPNPGY encoded by the coding sequence ATGAAAATAAACATAAAAAATATCGCTGCTTTGTTGTTGCTCAGCGTCGCTATAATCGGGAACCCAGGCTGTAAGAAGTTTTTAGATGAAACAGATCCCACTAATCTTTCTCCCGATAATTTTTACACTTTACCAGAACATGCCGAAGCAGGTATTGCTGCTGTTTATGCAGAGATCAGGTTTATTGGAAACGGGGCTGGTATTTATTCCAACAACTGGCAGATGCTGGATGCGCCAACCGGGATACAATCTACCGAAACCGCACAAAACTCCGATCTGAACAATTTATATTCACTCATTTATGATGGCACAAACCTGCATGTTAACCAGAACTGGAATGGATTTTATAAAGTAATTGCACAAGCCAACCTGGTGTTAGATAAAGTTCCGGGCATTAACCCGATGGACAATGCGCAGAAAAAAAGGATTTTGGGAGAGGCTGCTTTCATCAGGGCCTGGGCCTATTTTTACCTGGTACGTTTATGGGGCGATGTGCCTTTAATCACTAAACCGATTACCAGCCCTAACGATCCTAATTTTTCTCCTTCACGTACACCACAAGAACAGGTTTACAAACTCATTGTTGACGATCTGGTGGCTGCAGAAGCGGCCGGTTTGCCTTTTATGGATGCCAGTGGACGGGTTTCTACAGCAGCAATTAAATCTGAACTGGCAAAGGTATATTTAACCATGGCCGGGCAACCCCTTAACAAAGGAGCAGCTTATTATAAATTAGCTGCAGATAAAGCTAAAGAGGTAATCGATTATTCAACCGGTAATCCGGCATCACTTGGTTTGTTTTCTGATTATGGAGCCATGCACGATGCAAAGAATGACAATAAAGTGGAGCATTTATTCGGGATCCAGTACAATGATGCTGCCGGAGCCGGTAACCCTTTGCAGTCATCTTATTTACCTTTGCACCAGCCATTGGTTTCTAAAATTGACGGGATTGGAACGGCTATTCCAACGGCCAGTTTTTATGGCTCGTATGAGGCAGGAGATTTAAGGGCTAAGAACAGAGAAGGTTATTTCTTTACCGACTATTATACCGATGGATTTAAAATGCCGCTGGTTAACCGTGGTAAACCTTATATTTTTAAACACTTTGATCTGATTGCGAATGGAACGTTAGGCGTGGAGGGAACCAGCAGGAGCGATCTGAACATTCCACAGATTCGTTATGCCGAAACCCTATTAATTTATGCTGAAGCACAAAACAGAGCAGATGGTAGTCCGAATGTTGCTGCCTATGCTGCGGTAAATACCGTGCGGAAAAGAGCGCAATTGGCTGATCTTGCAGGTTTAAATCAGACACAGTTTGAAGAAGCCGTTTGGAGAGAGCGCTGGCATGAACTGTGTTACGAGGGCATTACCTGGTTTGATATGGTGCGGTTACGTAAAGTGTACAATGAAAGCACCAATGGGTTCGATAATTTTGTTGGCCATATTAATAAAAGTGTAAACCAGCCTTTGCAAACCAAACATTTATTGTTCCCGATTCCTACTCCTGAAATCAAAAACAATCCTAACCTGACCCCAAACCCAGGTTATTAA
- a CDS encoding phosphoheptose isomerase — translation MTNDKKEIFESVAQRLKIEGFNVVNRDETRPWGGFFVIDEAQAQQFADTYFDGLNVEDLKIGGKLSPKILIVAPNTRLSWQYHHRRAEIWQVVTGTVGIKTSQTDEEGEVKKYAPKDQIKLQQGERHRLIGLEDWGVVAEIWQHTDASNPSDESDIVRVQDDFGR, via the coding sequence ATGACAAACGACAAAAAAGAAATATTCGAAAGCGTAGCGCAACGTTTAAAAATTGAAGGTTTTAATGTAGTAAACCGTGATGAAACCCGTCCTTGGGGTGGTTTCTTTGTAATAGATGAAGCGCAGGCGCAACAATTTGCTGATACTTATTTTGATGGATTAAATGTTGAAGACCTTAAAATTGGCGGTAAATTAAGTCCTAAAATTTTAATCGTTGCACCAAATACACGTCTTTCGTGGCAATATCACCACCGCAGAGCTGAGATTTGGCAAGTGGTTACCGGTACCGTTGGTATTAAAACCAGCCAAACTGACGAAGAAGGTGAAGTGAAAAAATACGCACCAAAAGACCAGATTAAATTACAACAAGGCGAACGCCACCGTTTAATCGGTTTAGAAGACTGGGGTGTTGTTGCAGAAATATGGCAACATACCGATGCTTCAAACCCATCAGATGAAAGCGATATCGTACGTGTTCAAGACGATTTTGGTAGATAA